Proteins encoded together in one Lathyrus oleraceus cultivar Zhongwan6 chromosome 5, CAAS_Psat_ZW6_1.0, whole genome shotgun sequence window:
- the LOC127088168 gene encoding patatin-like protein 2, protein MERTQSSLLQIQPPTYGNLVTILSIDGGGIRGLIPATILEYLESELQELDGESARLADYFDVITGTSTGGLVTAMLTAPNDKQRPLFAAKDIKPFYLEHCPNIFPQNKHMLGSMEKLFRSLAGPKYDGKYLHNVVREKLGETRVHETLTNIVIPAFDIKSMQPIIFSTYQSKRTPCMDARLSDICISTSAAPTYLPGYNFKNQDTEGNAHEFNLIDGGVCANNPTLVAVNEVTKQIVNQNNDFYSIKPMEYSRFLIISLGTGTPKNEQKFDAKIAAKWGLLNWLTHGGSTPLIDIFSQASGDMVDFHIATVTQALTCQDNYLRIQDDTLTGIDSSVDIATKENLENLCKIGERLLKKPVTKVNLENGMCEPTENAETNQEALKRFAKILSQERKLRELTSPHTNKNLK, encoded by the exons ATGGAGAGAACACAATCTTCACTTCTACAAATTCAGCCTCCAACTTATGGAAACTTAGTGACAATTCTAAGCATCGATGGTGGCGGTATTAGAGGCCTTATTCCTGCAACTATTCTCGAATACCTTGAATCAGAACTTCAGGAATTAGACGGTGAATCTGCACGACTTGCCGATTACTTTGATGTGATTACAGGAACAAGTACTGGTGGTCTTGTAACTGCCATGTTAACTGCTCCAAATGATAAACAACGTCCACTTTTTGCTGCTAAAGATATCAAACCCTTTTACTTGGAACACTGTCCAAATATTTTCCCACAAAACAA GCACATGTTAGGTTCAATGGAGAAGTTGTTTAGATCATTGGCAGGACCAAAATACGATGGAAAATACCTTCACAATGTGGTGAGGGAAAAGCTTGgagaaactcgtgtgcatgagacTCTCACCAATATTGTGATCCCCGCGTTTGACATTAAGTCGATGCAACCAATCATTTTTTCAACTTATCAAAGCAAGAGAACCCCATGCATGGATGCTCGACTCTCTGACATATGCATCAGTACTTCTGCGGCTCCCACCTATCTTCCGGGTTACAACTTCAAGAACCAAGACACAGAAGGAAACGCACATGAATTCAACCTTATTGATGGTGGTGTTTGTGCGAATAATCCG ACTTTAGTGGCCGTGAATGAAGTAACCAAGCAAATAGTTAATCAGAATAATGACTTTTACTCCATCAAGCCCATGGAATATAGTCGCTTTCTGATAATTTCATTGGGAACTGGTACACCAAAGAACGAACAAAAGTTTGATGCAAAAATTGCAGCAAAATGGGGTCTGTTGAATTGGTTAACTCATGGTGGTTCCACTCCCTTAATTGATATTTTTAGTCAAGCCTCCGGAGATATGGTTGATTTTCATATTGCTACTGTCACTCAAGCCCTTACCTGTCAAGATAATTATCTTCGGATACAAGATGATACATTGACTGGTATAGACTCTTCGGTTGATATTGCCACGAAAGAGAATTTAGAAAACCTATGCAAAATTGGAGAAAGGTTATTGAAGAAACCTGTAACTAAGGTCAATTTAGAGAACGGTATGTGTGAGCCTACGGAAAATGCTGAGACCAACCAAGAAGCTCTCAAAAG GTTTGCAAAAATACTATCACAAGAGAGGAAGCTTCGAGAATTGACATCTCCTCACACTAACAAGAACTTAAAATAA